From Chaetodon trifascialis isolate fChaTrf1 chromosome 1, fChaTrf1.hap1, whole genome shotgun sequence, one genomic window encodes:
- the nudt19 gene encoding acyl-coenzyme A diphosphatase NUDT19 codes for MNTTLKTWKEAATLIIAAGHKLGADSLSSRTPLTAAPRSPLGSSHGRSHLPPKSSFDYDVLLLKRSSKSGFMPNAYVFPGGMVDSSDFSSEWLDIFRAFSTCPSFGLRGVKQPVETRPPIFATDRVKLGSPIPGEVAFRICALRETFEESGVLLVVSKQEKRSLLKSIEDRRVTDRVLSKVNELCSSELIKWRTLVNQNPSNFIRMCRELEVLPNIWALHEWGNWLTPAGRPGVTRFDTAFFICCLQEMPYTLQDEKEIVRFQWSTPSEVLQRYLAQELWIAPPQFYELSRMCHFPLLNDLHDFSHQRATEGCEQMLPVVIQYDPYISVLPGDKDYPLDTSGEAKQDTSTTPQKDPQDSGLHRFLVLDPYTIIAQITITPKYNHLLPIVEQVPSHDLNSQL; via the exons ATGAACACCACGCTGAAGACCTGGAAGGAGGCAGCCACTCTTATCATAGCCGCAGGCCACAAACTCGGAGCGGACAGTTTATCGTCAAGGACACCGCTGACCGCTGCTCCACGTTCACCGCTGGGCAGCAGCCATGGACGGTCACACCTGCCACCCAAGTCCAGTTTCGATTACGACGTTTTGTTACTTAAACGAAGCAGTAAAAGCGGGTTCATGCCCAACGCCTACGTGTTTCCCGGCGGCATGGTGGACTCCTCGGACTTTTCGAGCGAATGGCTGGacattttcagagctttcagcACTTGTCCCAGTTTTGGTTTGAGAGGCGTCAAACAGCCTGTGGAGACCAGACCTCCCATCTTCGCCACAGATCGAGTGAAACTGGGCTCTCCCATCCCGGGGGAGGTCGCCTTCCGTATCTGCGCATTGAGGGAGACGTTTGAGGAGTCTGGCGTGCTCCTGGTGGTGTCTAAACAGGAGAAGAGGAGTCTGTTAAAGAGCATCGAGGACAGACGAGTTACTGACCGAGTGCTGAGCAAAGTGAACGAGCTGTGCAGCAGTGAGCTCATCAAATGGAGGACTCTGGTGAACCAGAACCCGTCCAACTTCATCAGGATgtgcagagagctggaggtgtTGCCCAACATCTGGGCTTTGCATGAGTGGGGCAACTGGCTGACCCCCGCAGGGCGACCTGGCGTGACGAGGTTTGACACAGCTTTCTTCATCTGCTGCCTGCAGGAGATGCCATACACGCTTCAAGATGAGAAGGAAATAGTGCGCTTTCAG TGGTCCACGCCCTCAGAGGTCCTGCAGAGGTACCTGGCTCAGGAGTTGTGGATCGCCCCCCCGCAGTTCTACGAGCTCAGCCGCATGTGCCACTTCCCTTTGCTGAATGACCTCCACGACTTCTCCCACCAGCGCGCCACAGAGGGCTGCGAACAGATGCTGCCCGTGGTCATACAGTATGACCCCTACATATCAGTGCTGCCAG GTGACAAAGATTACCCACTGGACACTTCAGGGGAGGCTAAGCAGGATACAAGCACAACCCCCCAGAAGGATCCTCAGGATTCTGGACTGCACCGCTTTTTGGTGTTAGATCCATACACTATAATCGCACAGATCACCATCACACCAAAGTACAATCATCTGCTCCCCATTGTAGAACAAGTCCCCTCGCATGACTTGAACAGCCAGCTTTGA
- the slc7a9 gene encoding b(0,+)-type amino acid transporter 1 yields the protein MDEGSTGARMESQNCSTGHSVDCQAKDKQPVKATVLQKDVGLLTGVCLIVGTMIGSGIFISPKSVLLYSGAVGPCLLIWAACGVLATLGALCYAELGTMITKSGGEYSYLMEAFGSIPAYLYSWTTVMVLKPSSFAIITLSFAEYASTPFYPGCTPPLVVTKCLSAAAIFLIVIVNCLSVKLASYVQNIFTGAKLFIVLVIVVAGIVMLAQGKTETFSNAFEGSSASVGAIGLAFYNGLWAYDGWNQLNFITEELKDPNRNLPLAILIGIPLVSVCYVMVNVAYFTVMSSTEVLLSPAVAVTFGDRVLHPLSWVVPLFVVFSTFGAANGSCFTAGRLAYVSARGGHMVKILSYISLRHYTPSPALIFNGMLAICYIIPADINTLINYFSFAHWVFYGMTALALIVMRFTRKELHRPVKVPIVIPGLIVLVSCYLVLAPIIDKPDLEYLFCAVFIFSGLLFYYPFIYRRVNWACTLMRPITIHLQLLMEVVPPEKTE from the exons ATGGATGAAGGCAGCACGGGGGCGAGGATGGAGTCTCAGAACTGCTCCACTGGCCACAGTGTGGACTGTCAGGCGAAAGACAAGCAGCCTGTGAAGGCTACTGTGCTTCAGaaagat gttGGTCTGTTAACTGGCGTCTGTCTGATTGTGGGGACAATGATTGGCTCGGGCATCTTCATTTCTCCCAAGTCTGTTCTGCTGTACTCTGGAGCTGTGGGACCCTGCCTCCTCATCTGGGCTGCCTGTGGCGTGTTAGCCACTCTGG GAGCACTGTGCTATGCCGAGCTTGGCACCATGATCACCAAATCAGGGGGAGAGTATTCGTACCTCATGGAGGCTTTTGGCTCCATTCCAGCCTACCTTTACTCCTGGACCACCGTCATGGTACTGAAGCCCTCCTCCTTCGCCATCATCACACTGAGCTTTGCAGAATATGCCTCCACTCCTTTCTACCCCGGCTGTACACCTCCTCTTGTTGTTACCaagtgtctgtcagcagcagctatTT TTTTGATTGTCATCGTCAACTGTTTGAGTGTCAAGCTGGCAAGCTACGTGCAGAACATCTTCACCGGAGCCAAACTTTTCATCGTTCTTGTTATAGTGGTAGCTGGCATCGTCATGCTGGCACAAG gAAAAACGGAGACTTTCTCAAATGCATTTGAAGGCTCATCAGCGTCTGTTGGAGCAATCGGACTTGCATTTTATAATGGGCTTTGGGCTTATGATGGATG GAATCAACTGAATTTCATCACAGAAGAGCTGAAAGACCCGAACAG GAACTTGCCACTGGCCATCCTCATTGGGATCCCCTTGGTGTCTGTGTGCTATGTGATGGTCAATGTTGCTTACTTCACTGTTATGTCCAGCACTGAAGTGCTGCTGTCCCCAGCTGTTGCAGTG ACTTTTGGAGACAGAGTCCTTCACCCTCTGTCGTGGGTTGTTCCCCTCTTTGTTGTCTTCTCTACATTCGGCGCTGCCAATGGAAGCTGCTTCACCGCTGGCAG ACTGGCCTATGTGTCCGCTAGAGGGGGTCACATGGTGAAAATCTTATCCTATATTAGTCTGAGGCACTACACTCCATCCCCTGCTCTCATATTCAAT gGTATGTTGGCCATCTGCTACATTATCCCAGCAGACATCAACACCCTCATTAACTACTTCAGCTTTGCTCATTGGGTGTTTTATGGTATGACAGCGCTGGCTCTCATTGTCATGCGCTTCACCAGGAAGGAGCTCCACAGACCAGTAAAG GTACCGATTGTCATACCAGGCTTAATAGTCCTGGTGTCCTGCTACCTAGTCCTGGCTCCCATCATTGATAAGCCAGACCTGGAGTACCTCTTCTGTGCTGTCTTTATATTCAGTGGACTTCTCTTCTATTACCCTTTCATCTACCGGAGGGTCAACTGGGCATGCACACTCATGA GACCCATCACCATACATCTCCAGCTGCTGATGGAAGTAGTTCCTCCTGAAAAAACGGAATGA
- the LOC139327677 gene encoding regulator of G-protein signaling 9-binding protein yields the protein MGKEECKTMLDALNKVTACYRHLVIALGSTSDSQNLREELKRTRKKAQELAMANRTKLTSLLKDKTISKEDRAEYERLWVLFSSSMDLLEVDMKRSLEIGQDFPLKVPTRHLIQTGMTGSTTTVAARAMSVQNMKYEADSNIDTADLRDLQSEISQVTQMMEEMEMKVQVAPWAVEAKQEAGAELKSNMSVGNSSVGVISICEEEPKEEEGGGGNRDASFASICAVFVFFVIITVAVVLGYLVVNMS from the coding sequence ATGGGGAAAGAAGAGTGCAAAACAATGCTGGACGCTTTGAACAAAGTGACCGCTTGCTACAGGCATTTGGTCATCGCCCTGGGGAGCACCTCGGACTCGCAGAACCTGCGAGAAGAGCTGAAGCGGACGCGCAAAAAGGCCCAGGAGCTGGCCATGGCCAACAGGACTAAACTGACCTCTCTGCTCAAAGACAAGACCATCAGCAAAGAGGACCGGGCCGAGTACGAGCGCCTATGGGTGCTGTTCTCGAGCAGCATGGATCTCCTGGAAGTGGACATGAAAAGGTCTCTAGAGATAGGGCAGGATTTCCCTCTCAAGGTGCCGACGAGACACCTCATCCAGACGGGGATGACCGGCAGCACCACCACCGTGGCGGCCCGGGCCATGAGCGTGCAGAACATGAAGTACGAGGCGGACAGCAACATTGACACGGCCGACCTCCGCGACCTGCAGTCCGAGATCTCCCAGGTCACCCAgatgatggaggagatggagatgaaagTGCAGGTGGCGCCGTGGGCCGTGGAGGCGAAGCAGGAGGCGGGCGCGGAGCTCAAGTCCAACATGAGCGTCGGGAATTCCTCCGTGGGTGTCATCTCCATCTGCGAAGAGGAGCCcaaggaagaagaaggaggcgGAGGCAACAGGGATGCTAGCTTCGCCTCAATCTGCGCTGTGTTCGTCTTCTTTGTCATCATTACAGTCGCTGTGGTTCTGGGATATTTGGTCGTCAATATGTCCTGA